Part of the Streptomyces sp. NBC_01353 genome, GTCCCCTCGTGCTCCACATGAACTTGTCGCTGTCGCACGACTCACCCCAAGGCAGCAGCCCACCAGGAGCCGGGTGGGCGAGCAAGCCGAGACCGGGTTCCAACCAGGCATCGGCAAGTACTTCAAGGGTGTCGCGGGTGGCCTGAAGACTGCGGTCCTCATCTCCCGGCTCAGGAAGACGAACCAGAAGGAAGTCTCCGATAGCGAAGGTCGGATACCACTCCGCGAGGTACTTGTAATCGGAGGGAAGCCCGGCGCCCAGGCTCTCCTCGAACCCGGCCCAGTCGATCACGGCCGGCGCCGGCCGCCGGAGGTCGGCCAATCCGGGGACCGCACGCTCCAGCAACGCAAGAGCCTCTTCCGGATCGGCTATTCGGCGCTGCGGCGTCTGTGTGCCGACCAGATCGTCATCCATGAGCCGCAGCGTGCCACACGCATCCGACGTCCCCGACGGGCGGGCTCAGCAAGGCTCCTTCGGAGCAGGCCGCGCCCATACGCCTTCACCAGGCGCTGCGGAACCCGGTGCACCGAGCCGTCGACCCGAGTCGCCTGGCGGTTGCCCTAGCGGGGATCGGGATCTCGACGTGCCCCGTAGCGGCCCGGCCTTCCCGCGCCGTCATGTCTGCCACCCCGCAGAGGCGTCGTCGGGGACTCCTCGCCCGCTGCGAGGCTTACTGGGATCCGTACGGGAGCAAGGCCATTTCGCGGGCGTTCTTGATCGCTGCGGCGAGCTGTCGCTGCTGTTGGGCGGTGACGCGGGTGACGCGGCGGCTGCGGATCTTGCCGCGGTCGGAGATGAACTTCCGCAGCAGATCGGTGTCCTTGAAGTCGATGTACGTAATCCCTGTTGCATCCAGCGGGTTGGGGCGGGACTTGAGCGGCTTGTGGGGGTTCTGGCGGCGGGTCATGTGCGTTCCTTGTGGTCGGGACGTCGGGGCGTCGGGGCGTCGGGCTGTCAGGAGACCGGGTCGAGGAGGGAGTCGAATGCGGCAGGAAGGGACTTCCAGGCCTCGGGTCCCGCCGCGTATTCGGCGTCGGTGAGGAGGCAGGACTCGAGGAGGTGTTCCAAGCCGTGGCGGTCGAGGCCGGGGGAGGTGAAGACGAGGTGCTGGCAGCAGTCGCCGTGTTCCGGATGCCAGTCGAGTGAGGCTGCCGCTCGGCGCATCGGCGGGACCAGTTCCCAGGCGGCGTCCGGCAGGGAGGCCAGCCAGGGGCCCGCGTTCTCCACGCACAGGGCGCCGCCCGCGGCGTCCCAGGCGAGCAAGGTGTCGGGGCGGTCGGCGAGCCAGAACCGGCCGCGGCTGCGGGCGGCGGCGCAGCAGAGGGCTTCCAGGGCTTCATAGAGGCGCTCTGGGTGGAAGGGGCGGCGGCGGTGCCAGACGAAGGTGGTGACTCCCGCTTCCTCCGCCTCCTGGGGAAGCAGGGCACACGCCGGGTGCTGGGCGGCGGCCGCCGACTCCACGTTGAAGCCGACGAAGGCCGCTTGCGCGAGCTCGCCGGATGCAGCGGGCACCCGGAGGGCAGTGGGGTGGAGTTGGGCCAGCAGGGCGCGGTCCTCGTCGTCGGCTTCCTCGCTGTCGACGAGGGCGAGTACAGGCGCGTACTCGAGCTGTCGTGCCCAGGTGTCTCCGATGGTGCGCCGGTCGGTGGTGGCCGCGGCGAGGCCTGCGTCAGCCAGGTCGTCGCCGTTGACGAGGTAGGGCAGGACGAGCGCAGGGTCCACCGCGGTGATCACGCCGGTGAGGTCGAGTGTGTCGGCGCCGTGTGCGGCGATGACCTCGGCCATCGCCTTGGGTTCGACCGAGTCCCACAGTTCGACGACGGCCAGCCGGGTCAGGCCGCTGCCGGCCAGTCGTTCCAGCTCGGGGACCAGGTCTTCGCGCAGTGCGCAGCAGGCGCAGTCGTTGACCAGGGGCGCCTCGCCCCGGGACAGCTCGCCCGAGGTGTCGCGCACCAGGCGCTGCACGGTGCCTTGCGCTGCCGTGGAGAGGTCGTGATGGAGGGCGACGCTGCCGGGGACGGCATGCAGCAGCCGGTCCACGACTTCCTTGCGGGCGTCGGAGTGGAGCCCGCCGACGATGACAACGGGCAGGGTCACGCCTTGCTCCCGTAGCGGCGCTGGAAGCGCTCGACGCGGCCGGCGGTGTCCAGGACGCGGGCGGTGCCGGTGTAGAAGGGGTGGCTCTGCGAGGAGATCTCGACGTCGATGACGGGGTAGGTGTTGCCGTCCTCCCACTCGACCGTCTTGTCACTGGTGGCGGTCGAACGGGTGAGGAAGGCGAAGTCGGCGGCCTTGTCGCGGAAGACGACGGGGCCGTAGGCGGGGTGGATTCCGGGCTTCATGGGTCTCCTTCAAGCAGGGGGGTGGGGGGTCAGCGCTCTTCGCGGAAGTCGACGTGCCGACGCACCACCGGGTCGAACTTGCGCAGCACCATGCGGTCCGGGTCGTTGCGCCGGTTCTTGCGGGTGACGTAGGTGTAGCCGGTGCCCGCGGTGGAGCGGAGCTTGATGATCGGGCGTACTTCGTTGCGTGCCATGCCGCTACTATACGGGAATGGAAATCGTTTCCATTAACGGTTCAGTTCAGAGAGAGGCAGTAGCGCCATGTCCGCCCAATGCCAGCTGACCGGCGCCCGCCCGGGCTTCGGCAACACCATCTCCCACTCGCACCGGCGCACCTCCCGCCGCTTCGACCCCAACATCCAGCGCAAGCGCTACTGGCTGCCGAGCGAGGGGCGCCATGTCCGCCTGACGCTGAGCGCGAAGGCGATCAAGACCATCGACAGCATCGGCATCGAGGCCGCGGTGGCGCGGATCCGTGCGCGGGGGGTGAGGGTCTGATGGCCAAGAGGAGCAAGATCGCGCAGAACGAGAAGCGCAAGGCCGTCGTCGCGCGGTACGCCGCCCGGCGAGGCGAGCTGAAGGACGTCCTCCGGCGGCCGTCCTCGACCGAGGTCGAACGCCGGGACGCGCTGGAGGAGCTGCGCAAGCAGCCCCGCAATGCCAGCGCCACCCGGGTGCGCAACCGGGACAGCGTCGACGGCCGGCCCCGTGGGCATCTGCGAAGGTTCGGACTGTCGCGCGTCCGGATGCGTGGGCAGGCGCACGCCGGATTCCTCCCAGGCGTCACCAAGTCCTCCTGGTAGCACCCGTTCTTCTGACGAGGACGCAAGAGTCCACATCTCCGGTGGGATGTGTGGGCCTGCGTGCCGCTAGCCCGTACCGACTGAGCAAGCGCGCGGTAACAGCTCTTCGCCGCCCAGGATTCTGCAACCGTGCTTCGAGTTGTTGGCGACAGCATGATCGACGCGGCGATCCGCGACGCGGCATCGTCAGCGTCCGCCGCCGGGGAGCGCGTCGGCGCGCTGAGGAGTGGCGGGCTTGCGGACCTGGTCGACACCGGTTGCCGACGCGTACTCCCGGACGGCTGAAAGGTGCGGGGAGAGTAGAGCGTGATATCGGGACCTGACTTCAGGGTGAGTGAACTGCTTGATGAAGTCGAGGCCGGATTGCTGCGGCCGGCCCTCCTTGAGTGGTCGGGGCCGGCCAGGTGCAGCGATCAGCTTGCCGTCGGCGGTTCTCACCGAACGCCAGGCATCCATCCTCACCAGCGGCCACCGCAACGACGTCACCCAGCTCATGCACGCGCTCGACGCCATGCCGCCCGGCCGGCTCCGCCGCAAACCCCGAGCTTGGTTACCTGCGGCCACGACGCCGATGCCGTATCCGGGTCGTCGGGCCCGCCCCGCCAGGAGTCCGTCAAGTCACTGAGGGTTTCTCAACGAAATGATCTCGTGAGGTGACTCGGCCACGGGATCCCGCGCGCCGCGATGAGTCCTGCGGCGTCCGGCGGTCATACTGTCGAACCCGTTCAAGAGGAGGACTTCTGATGCGCAGCGTGACCTATTCGATGGGCGTATCACTCGACGGCTACATCGTCGGGCCGGACGGCGACTTCGACTGGACGGGCCCCGACGAGGAGGTCTTTCGCTTCTGGATCGACGAGATTCGACAGGTCGACGTCCACCTGTTGGGACGACGGCTGTACGAGACGATGCTGTACTGGGAGACCGCCGACCAGGATCCAACGCTCGACGACTCAATGCGCGAGTGGACCGCGCTCTGGAAGCCGCTCCCAAAGGTGGTGTTCTCCACCACGCTGTCGGCGGTGCAGGGCAATGCCCGCCTGGCCTCCGGCGGCCTGGCGGAGGAGATCGAGCGGTTGCGAGCCGAGCCGGGGGAGGGCGACATCGCGATCGGCGGCGCGACTCTCGCCGCCGAGGCGGCCGCGTTGGGTCTGATCGACGAGTACCAGGCCATGGTCTACCCGGTGCTGGTTGGCGGTGGCATTCCGTTCTTTCCCCGACGCGAGCGCCGGGTGGATCTCGAACTCGTCGAGACCCGCACCTTCAGCTCGAGAGTCGTCTACCTCCGCTACCGCGTGGCGCGTTAGCCGGCTCGTCCGCCGAGCTCTAGGAAGAATGGGCCAGTCAGTGACGTACGAGCCCCGTACCGTCCTTGCGGTACTCCCCGCACAAGCACGTTTGGGTCCGCACCTGGGCGGGTGACGATGACATCGAGCTGGTCTTCCTGCCGGACGACGGCGCCTGGCTGAACTGGATCGAGGCCGAGTTCGCGGCCCTGCGCTACTTCGTCCTCAATGGACGAACTTCGCCCTCAACTCACTGATCCGCACTTGGACCGGATACCTGACTCGGGCCAGGTGAGCGCGTTCACGCCCCGAGTTCCTCCACGATCACCAACGTGCCGTGGCTGCCCGGGCCGACGGCGTGTCGAGCACCTGCCGGCACCCGGTACATCTCGCCTGTCTCCACGGCGACTTCGGTGCCCTCCACCAGCAGTTCCAGCCGCCCGTCGAGCACCAGCAGCAGCTCATCAGACCCGTGAGCCTCTTCCTGGACCAGGCTGCTGTCCATACGCAGGACTTTCACACAGGCCGCACCTATCTTTCCCAGGGCGTAGGAGCTCCAGGCAGCCGGCAGCGCGGCCGCTGTCTCCACGACGTTGATTGAACTCATCGCATGCCTCCCCAGCGGGCTGCTTCCACCATGGCGTAAGCAGCCCGCCCATCACGTTCAACGGATGCCGGAAAGCTATCTGAGCAGGGGCGATCGTCGGTCGACCGTTTGGCAAAACCTCTCGAACCCACGGCTCGATCACCCGGCCGACGATGTGTGACGAGCAACGCGGACTTGTCCGGTCGATCATGCGACCGCTTCATGTCCGGGTCGTTGATGTGGACATGGACATGGACATGGACGTGGACATGGGGCGGGGTGATCTGAGTGATGCCGAGGGGAGTGGCTGCGGCCGCTCCTGCCGGTCAAGTAACGGGCGTTGTGGCCCGGCAGCCGCGAGCGGCAGGTAAGTGATCAGGCGCTGCGACCCATGGCCTCAGGCACACGGACCCGGAAGACCCAAGGACACGGCCCGAGCTACAGGACAGCGGCCGATCAGCGTCATGATCTGGCTCCGGGCGGCCCTCCCCTGCCAGCGGCAGAGGCGCATTTGTCACCGCACGCCTTGCAGGCCATGGCGCACGCCGGAAGGGTTCGTTGTGCAGCCTGTTGTCGATCACGGCTGGCCGTTGTGTGATGTGCCGGTGGGGAGTGGCTGTTCGGCCCAGATGGCTTTGCCGTCCGCCGTGTAGCGGGTGCCCCAGCGGTCGGCGAACTGGGCCACCAGGAACAGGCCCCGTCCGCCCTCGTCGGTGGTCGCCGCGCGTTTCAGGTGTGGAGAGGTGCTGCTGCCGTCCGAGACCTCGCAGATCGTCGGTGCCTGTTCGGCGAACGCCGGCAGCCGGTTCCGTGTCGGCCGGGGCATGGAACGGGCCGCCCTTCTCAGGTCCCCGATGGGCCCTGAACATCGGCTTCCGCGGGAAGATCTTCCTGCCCAAGCCCCTGACCACGAGCCAGCCGAGCGAAACGCGCACCGGTCACCGCTCAGAGCGGGCGCGCTGATCGGCCCCGTAGGCATGCCCACGGGAAAGACGAACAGGGAGAACTCGGTCGCCGAGGTACGGGAGTCCACCATGGTCTAGTCCGACGAGCTCACGTACCGCTCGTGCTCCTCGGGGGAGACACGGCCGCCCGAGGAGGGGAGGAGCTGCGGAATGCCGTCCACGATCGGGTAGCGGAGTCGCAGCCGCGGGTTGTAGAGCACGTTCTGGCCGGCCGGCAGTGTCAGCGGCCCCTTGTCGAGCGGGCAGGCCAGGATGCGCAGCAGCGGGTCGTCGGAGTTCATGAGAGTCCTCGGTGGTCGGTGGTGGTGACGTTCGGGCGGTACGTCAGGTCTGCGGGTCGTGGCGCGGCATGATCAGCAGGACGGACAGGGCCAGTGCCGTGCCGGCGATGCGCAGGGTCAGCAGCAGTGGATCGTCCGGGAGCCTCTCGCCGAATGTCAGCGTCCCCACCACCGCCGTGAACAGGCACGTCACTGTCGTGCAGACGGGCACGATCAAGGAGGCACGGCACCTTTGCAGCGCCGCCTGTGACATGA contains:
- a CDS encoding dihydrofolate reductase family protein, with product MRSVTYSMGVSLDGYIVGPDGDFDWTGPDEEVFRFWIDEIRQVDVHLLGRRLYETMLYWETADQDPTLDDSMREWTALWKPLPKVVFSTTLSAVQGNARLASGGLAEEIERLRAEPGEGDIAIGGATLAAEAAALGLIDEYQAMVYPVLVGGGIPFFPRRERRVDLELVETRTFSSRVVYLRYRVAR
- a CDS encoding SMI1/KNR4 family protein encodes the protein MDDDLVGTQTPQRRIADPEEALALLERAVPGLADLRRPAPAVIDWAGFEESLGAGLPSDYKYLAEWYPTFAIGDFLLVRLPEPGDEDRSLQATRDTLEVLADAWLEPGLGLLAHPAPGGLLPWGESCDSDKFMWSTRGRSPQDWIVTVASRGGAWWHYGGGAVQFLAEYCNGSLEPWGLPPIDLEVPPC
- a CDS encoding type B 50S ribosomal protein L31, translating into MKPGIHPAYGPVVFRDKAADFAFLTRSTATSDKTVEWEDGNTYPVIDVEISSQSHPFYTGTARVLDTAGRVERFQRRYGSKA
- a CDS encoding GTP-binding protein, which encodes MTLPVVIVGGLHSDARKEVVDRLLHAVPGSVALHHDLSTAAQGTVQRLVRDTSGELSRGEAPLVNDCACCALREDLVPELERLAGSGLTRLAVVELWDSVEPKAMAEVIAAHGADTLDLTGVITAVDPALVLPYLVNGDDLADAGLAAATTDRRTIGDTWARQLEYAPVLALVDSEEADDEDRALLAQLHPTALRVPAASGELAQAAFVGFNVESAAAAQHPACALLPQEAEEAGVTTFVWHRRRPFHPERLYEALEALCCAAARSRGRFWLADRPDTLLAWDAAGGALCVENAGPWLASLPDAAWELVPPMRRAAASLDWHPEHGDCCQHLVFTSPGLDRHGLEHLLESCLLTDAEYAAGPEAWKSLPAAFDSLLDPVS
- a CDS encoding cupin domain-containing protein; its protein translation is MSSINVVETAAALPAAWSSYALGKIGAACVKVLRMDSSLVQEEAHGSDELLLVLDGRLELLVEGTEVAVETGEMYRVPAGARHAVGPGSHGTLVIVEELGA
- the rpmB gene encoding 50S ribosomal protein L28, whose amino-acid sequence is MSAQCQLTGARPGFGNTISHSHRRTSRRFDPNIQRKRYWLPSEGRHVRLTLSAKAIKTIDSIGIEAAVARIRARGVRV
- the rpmG gene encoding 50S ribosomal protein L33, whose translation is MARNEVRPIIKLRSTAGTGYTYVTRKNRRNDPDRMVLRKFDPVVRRHVDFREER
- the rpsN gene encoding 30S ribosomal protein S14, translated to MAKRSKIAQNEKRKAVVARYAARRGELKDVLRRPSSTEVERRDALEELRKQPRNASATRVRNRDSVDGRPRGHLRRFGLSRVRMRGQAHAGFLPGVTKSSW
- the rpsR gene encoding 30S ribosomal protein S18; protein product: MTRRQNPHKPLKSRPNPLDATGITYIDFKDTDLLRKFISDRGKIRSRRVTRVTAQQQRQLAAAIKNAREMALLPYGSQ